A genomic region of Mycolicibacterium poriferae contains the following coding sequences:
- a CDS encoding tetratricopeptide repeat protein — MLAARPQPLGAFGLPAGYLLIPAGRDTEAARAALVDGRLPEQWPDRLEAYRHALAGDRDGALHALTGDDPVSRYNRFVLDPDQADPAAIRADLGEFAVLVDVVLFALGRTDSAPELDGHDGEVAAVVLAAQASAALADGNPAAAVPLLDRAAELARPVGRPLAGVLAGAAAGVCRDVEDPSALQRLERALSLLEDADALRVARAELHVSAAGVLHEQAAQRPELLPAAVPHYHSALQLIRRDDAPLLWASAHADLATAYLTMPMVEASSQLRLGIAAQSLRQALTVFTRDEHPQRWASVQLNLANSMVYTPSKHRQDNLVEAVEIYEAVLQSRDRDGDPLGRARVLANQGNVLAHLGLFDQAKAKLYEARFLFEDGGDTDSVRTVRDILDEVARQTVLDRGEEAP, encoded by the coding sequence ATGCTTGCCGCGCGTCCGCAGCCGCTGGGTGCGTTCGGCCTTCCCGCCGGATACCTGCTCATCCCGGCGGGCCGGGACACCGAAGCCGCCCGAGCCGCGCTGGTCGATGGGCGGCTCCCCGAGCAGTGGCCGGATCGGCTCGAGGCGTACCGCCACGCTCTCGCCGGTGATCGGGACGGCGCCCTGCACGCGCTGACCGGCGACGACCCGGTCTCGCGCTACAACAGATTCGTTCTCGATCCCGACCAGGCCGACCCCGCCGCGATCCGTGCCGACCTCGGAGAGTTCGCCGTGCTGGTCGACGTGGTGCTTTTCGCCCTGGGGCGCACCGACTCCGCACCCGAGCTCGATGGGCACGACGGAGAAGTCGCCGCGGTCGTGCTCGCCGCGCAAGCCTCGGCGGCGCTGGCTGACGGCAACCCTGCCGCGGCGGTGCCGCTGCTCGACCGCGCCGCCGAACTCGCGAGACCGGTGGGCAGGCCGCTGGCCGGTGTGCTCGCCGGTGCGGCGGCCGGGGTCTGCCGCGACGTCGAGGACCCCTCCGCGCTGCAACGTCTCGAGCGGGCCCTGAGTCTGCTCGAGGACGCCGATGCGTTGCGAGTCGCGCGCGCTGAATTGCATGTGAGTGCAGCAGGAGTCCTTCATGAGCAGGCAGCGCAGCGCCCCGAACTGCTGCCCGCGGCGGTCCCGCACTACCACTCCGCGCTGCAGTTGATCCGGCGTGACGACGCGCCCCTGCTGTGGGCGTCCGCGCACGCCGACCTGGCCACCGCCTACCTGACCATGCCGATGGTGGAAGCCTCCAGCCAATTGAGGTTGGGTATCGCCGCGCAATCGCTGCGGCAGGCGCTGACCGTGTTCACCCGGGACGAGCATCCGCAACGCTGGGCCAGCGTGCAGCTGAACCTGGCCAACTCGATGGTCTACACCCCCTCCAAACACCGGCAGGACAACCTGGTCGAGGCTGTCGAGATCTATGAAGCGGTGCTGCAGTCGCGCGACCGCGACGGCGATCCGCTGGGCCGCGCCCGGGTGCTGGCGAATCAGGGCAACGTTCTCGCGCATCTGGGCCTGTTCGACCAGGCCAAAGCGAAGCTCTACGAGGCCCGGTTCCTGTTCGAGGACGGCGGCGACACCGATTCGGTACGCACCGTCCGCGACATCCTGGACGAGGTGGCCCGCCAGACGGTGCTCGATCGCGGCGAGGAGGCACCGTGA
- a CDS encoding NHL repeat-containing protein — MSRYTVRHSVNGRAGGRTGAAGALGVLTDEHSGGWEPRTWLGAPAPGGLALPQASPSMAWMYSPRGVFIDDSHVVVADSGNHRVLIWHGVPESDEQPADVVLGQPDGTSEGRAAGGRGPERGMNLPTGVAVVGGRLIVADAWHHRILVWDEVPQRNDVAPDVVLGQPDSSAVQPNAGRECSASTLYWPFGFAMLGPRFWVADTGNRRVLGWSGGIPEPGEPADIVLGQPGEHARGENRGEAVGPASFRWPHAVTGADELLLVADAGDHRVLGWSPHPGGDAPADSVLGQQDFSSADEWPYGPHSGDRFRFPYAVGLDQGRLAVADTANNRVLLWDELPSEPLGGRPADHVLAQPDFSSNGENRWALVGRDTLCWPYGLSLHGDRLAIADSGNNRVMVWERRR, encoded by the coding sequence GTGAGCCGGTATACCGTGCGCCACAGCGTGAATGGCCGTGCAGGTGGAAGGACGGGGGCTGCCGGCGCGCTTGGCGTGCTGACCGATGAGCACAGCGGTGGATGGGAGCCTCGTACCTGGCTGGGCGCGCCCGCGCCCGGCGGGTTGGCGCTGCCGCAGGCGTCCCCGAGCATGGCCTGGATGTATTCGCCGCGCGGGGTCTTCATCGACGACTCTCATGTGGTGGTGGCGGACTCCGGCAACCATCGGGTGCTGATATGGCACGGTGTCCCCGAGTCCGACGAGCAGCCGGCCGATGTGGTCCTCGGTCAGCCCGACGGGACGTCGGAAGGACGGGCCGCTGGTGGGCGGGGCCCAGAGCGGGGGATGAACCTCCCCACTGGAGTAGCCGTCGTCGGTGGACGTCTGATCGTGGCCGACGCGTGGCATCACCGCATCCTGGTGTGGGACGAGGTGCCGCAGCGCAACGACGTGGCACCAGATGTCGTTCTCGGGCAGCCGGATTCGAGTGCCGTCCAGCCCAATGCGGGTCGGGAGTGTTCCGCGTCGACGCTGTACTGGCCGTTCGGATTCGCAATGCTGGGGCCACGGTTCTGGGTGGCCGACACCGGTAACCGCCGGGTACTGGGTTGGTCCGGCGGAATTCCCGAGCCGGGAGAGCCCGCCGACATCGTGCTGGGCCAACCCGGCGAGCATGCGCGGGGGGAAAACCGCGGCGAGGCTGTCGGGCCGGCCAGTTTCCGGTGGCCGCACGCGGTCACCGGCGCCGACGAATTGCTGCTGGTCGCCGATGCCGGCGATCACCGGGTGCTCGGTTGGTCACCGCATCCCGGCGGTGACGCACCGGCTGATTCAGTCCTTGGGCAGCAGGACTTCTCGTCGGCCGACGAGTGGCCGTACGGCCCCCACAGCGGGGACCGGTTCCGGTTTCCCTACGCGGTCGGGCTTGATCAGGGCCGGCTCGCGGTCGCCGACACCGCCAACAACCGGGTGCTGCTGTGGGATGAGCTGCCCTCGGAGCCGCTGGGTGGGCGGCCCGCCGACCACGTGCTTGCCCAACCGGATTTCAGCTCCAACGGAGAGAACCGGTGGGCGCTGGTCGGCCGTGACACGCTGTGCTGGCCCTACGGGCTGAGCCTGCACGGT
- a CDS encoding NifU family protein, translating to MTDLQEGADLETLARRVDDALAAVAGLDPAARTAAEELRAALEEIHRAGLVTIVTRMRADDAARPLLFDLVDDPVVRMLLTLHGIIRPDPVTLAERALAAVRPQLHSHGGDVTLDRVADGVAFVRLEGACNGCSMSSVTLRELVESALLQAVPAISAVEVLPNEPTPTIIPIESVSFRRAADPEAEGWVRVARADAVPVGEVSVHGSDVLVVNVDQRLSAYRNECAHEALPLDNAVLDVSAGTLTCPWHGFCYDASSGECLSAPGVQLEQLPLRVEDGDVWVRVGP from the coding sequence GTGACCGACCTGCAGGAAGGGGCCGACCTCGAGACGTTGGCGCGCCGCGTCGACGACGCGCTGGCCGCCGTCGCCGGACTGGATCCCGCCGCCCGCACAGCCGCCGAAGAGCTCAGGGCCGCGCTGGAGGAGATCCACCGGGCCGGGCTGGTCACCATCGTGACGCGAATGCGCGCCGACGACGCGGCGCGGCCGCTGTTGTTCGACCTCGTCGACGACCCGGTGGTGCGCATGCTGCTCACGCTGCACGGCATCATCCGCCCCGACCCGGTCACCCTGGCTGAACGGGCGCTGGCCGCGGTACGTCCCCAACTGCACAGTCACGGCGGCGACGTCACGCTCGACCGTGTCGCCGACGGCGTCGCGTTCGTTCGTCTGGAAGGCGCGTGCAACGGCTGCTCGATGTCCTCGGTCACGCTCCGCGAACTGGTGGAGAGTGCGCTGCTGCAGGCGGTTCCGGCGATCAGCGCGGTCGAGGTACTCCCCAACGAGCCCACGCCGACGATCATTCCGATCGAGTCGGTGTCGTTCCGCCGCGCCGCCGACCCGGAGGCCGAGGGCTGGGTGCGGGTGGCCCGCGCCGACGCGGTCCCGGTCGGCGAGGTCAGTGTGCACGGCTCCGATGTCCTCGTCGTCAATGTCGATCAGCGGCTGTCGGCCTACCGCAACGAATGTGCTCACGAGGCACTGCCCTTGGACAATGCCGTGTTGGATGTCTCGGCCGGGACACTGACCTGTCCGTGGCACGGGTTCTGTTACGACGCGTCGTCTGGGGAATGTCTGTCCGCCCCCGGTGTGCAGCTCGAGCAACTGCCGCTGCGGGTCGAGGATGGAGATGTCTGGGTGCGGGTCGGCCCGTGA